The following proteins are encoded in a genomic region of Clarias gariepinus isolate MV-2021 ecotype Netherlands chromosome 12, CGAR_prim_01v2, whole genome shotgun sequence:
- the LOC128534002 gene encoding tetraspanin-8-like, whose protein sequence is MAKISPCFKWTFVFFNSLFAIFGIVIIVLGLIGQPYVESDAMAGLILLYVTGSIIFCIAVLGAYGAHKESKCALIVFFILMCLATAGMLRIAFPLAFNHKQMSSYVSEYLKKEITLTKDQEHALKPIQEHFHCCGLFNGYKDWRDEVPESCSCVNPNADDTCERIMTSPFKSPWKYSNYESRRVWSKSCGPIMMEYIDYLLIVIMAVFFSLAALAILGGLMSLAMIIRVSAPSETQLPSFPLSYKPPKYSEVVDY, encoded by the exons ATGGCGAAGATCAGCCCGTGTTTCAAATGGACCTTTGTCTTCTTTAACTCTCTTTTTGCA atCTTTGGGATTGTCATTATTGTCTTGGGTCTGATCGGGCAGCCATATGTGGAG TCGGATGCCATGGCTGGATTGATCCTACTATATGTGACCGGTTCCATCATTTTCTGCATTGCTGTTCTAGGAGCTTATGGCGCACACAAAGAGAGCAAGTGCGCACTGAttgtg TTTTTCATCCTTATGTGTTTGGCGACAGCTGGCATGTTGCGTATCGCCTTTCCGCTAGCATTCAATCACAAGCag ATGAGCTCATATGTCAGTGAATACTTGAAAAAGGAAATAACTTTGACCAAAGATCAGGAGCATGCATTAAAGCCCATTCAAGAGCAT TTCCACTGCTGCGGACTCTTTAACGGCTACAAGGACTGGCGAGATGAAGTTCCTGAGTCATGTAGCTGCGTGAATCCGAATGCAGACGACACGTGTGAGAGGATAATGACAAGTCCCTTCAAG AGCCCTTGGAAGTACAGTAATTATGAAAGCCGAAGGGTCTGGTCAAAG TCATGTGGGCCCATTATGATGGAATATATAGACTACCTACTGATCGTCATAATGGCTGTGTTTTTCAGCCTTGCAGCTCTTGCT ATTCTGGGAGGCCTGATGTCTCTTGCGATGATCATCCGTGTGTCTGCTCCTTCTGAAACTCAGCTGCCATCATTCCCGCTGTCATACAAGCCACCCAAATACTCCGAAGTGGTTGACTATTAA